The nucleotide sequence TTGCCAGTAATCCTCGCTGATCACGCCCTGGGCCAGCGCCCGTTCGTAGATCTTGGTCGCGGGGTAGGGGATGTAGATTGCGGTATGCACCATGTCGGGGTTGAGTTCGCGGGCCAGGGAGATGCTTCGGCGCACGTGGCCCTCGGTCTCGCCGGGATTGCCGAGCATGAAGTACGCCAGATGCGGCAGCCCGACCTCGCGTGTGAGGGCGAAGGTCTCGCGCACTTGCTCGAGGGTGTAGGGCTTGCCCAACGTGCGCAGCACGTCTGGGTCCGAGGCCTCGACCCCGTAGGTGATCATGTCGCACCCCGCGGCCTTGAGCGCCAGCAGCAGCTCGTGATCCACGGTCTGCACCGTGGCACGCGCGGTGAAGCGCAACGGCAGCCGCTCGCGGACCATCCCGTCGCAGATTTGCAAAACGCGCTCGCGGTCGATGGTGAACACTTCGTCGTAGATCAGCAGGTAGCGAATGCCCATCGCCACGCACTCGCGCAGCTCCTCGATCACATACTCGGCCGAGTGCGCGCGGAAGCGTTTGCCCGTGATCGAGCGCGAGCAGAATGCGCAGCGGAAAGGGCAACCGCGGCTGGTGATTATAATCGACAGCGGTCGCAGGTCGGTGATCAGCGAGCCGTAGCGCGCGGTGTCCACCAGGTCGCGCGCCGGTCGCGGAATCGAGTCCAGCTGCTCGATGCGCGGCGGCATCGGGTTGGTCTCGATCCGTCCATCGACTTGGCGCACCAGGCCCGGCGCGTCGTCGATTTTCCCGTTGCCCGACAGCCGTTCGAGCAGCGCGGGCAGCGTGGTCTCGCCCTCGCCGATCAGCAGCATGTCCAGCGGCTCGAGGGCGATGGTCTCACGCGGATAGAGGAAGGGTTGGAGCCCGCCCATCACCACCGGCGCGTGGGGCACGGCAGCGCGCGCCGCGGCCGCGGCGTCCAGGGCGTCGGGCATGCTGAACGAGACCGCGGTTACGCCCACCAGGTCCGGATGCCACTGTTGCAGACGCGCGCCGATCTGGTCGGGCCGCAGGTTGTCCAATGCGGCGTCGATGATCAGCACCTCGTGCCCGGCCTGACGCACTGCGGCGGCCACGTACATCAGTCCGATCGGAGGATTGATCCCGCGGATGCGTTCGACCTCGCGCG is from Candidatus Alcyoniella australis and encodes:
- a CDS encoding radical SAM protein — protein: MRVALIQPAERRMIGANLPREVERIRGINPPIGLMYVAAAVRQAGHEVLIIDAALDNLRPDQIGARLQQWHPDLVGVTAVSFSMPDALDAAAAARAAVPHAPVVMGGLQPFLYPRETIALEPLDMLLIGEGETTLPALLERLSGNGKIDDAPGLVRQVDGRIETNPMPPRIEQLDSIPRPARDLVDTARYGSLITDLRPLSIIITSRGCPFRCAFCSRSITGKRFRAHSAEYVIEELRECVAMGIRYLLIYDEVFTIDRERVLQICDGMVRERLPLRFTARATVQTVDHELLLALKAAGCDMITYGVEASDPDVLRTLGKPYTLEQVRETFALTREVGLPHLAYFMLGNPGETEGHVRRSISLARELNPDMVHTAIYIPYPATKIYERALAQGVISEDYWQRFAANPRPDFDPPAWPGAITRRRLEALLRRFNRQFYLRPGVVLRRLIRSRGRGLWADIKRALVLLPRLGRNGG